The following are encoded together in the Sporomusaceae bacterium genome:
- a CDS encoding DsrE family protein — translation MYTLNSKLRGWWEDVTLIVWGASTKLLVEDEELQERIRQMIEAGVDVVACVACAKMFGAVEKLESLGIEVKSMGQPLTQLLKAGKKVLTI, via the coding sequence ATGTACACATTGAACTCAAAGCTGCGGGGCTGGTGGGAAGACGTCACCTTAATAGTATGGGGTGCTTCCACCAAGCTTCTGGTGGAAGACGAAGAACTGCAGGAACGGATACGGCAGATGATTGAGGCCGGTGTCGATGTCGTAGCATGCGTCGCCTGTGCTAAGATGTTCGGGGCGGTCGAAAAGCTTGAAAGCCTTGGTATCGAAGTGAAAAGCATGGGTCAACCATTGACTCAGCTGCTCAAGGCAGGAAAAAAGGTTCTCACCATTTAG
- a CDS encoding reductive dehalogenase gives MLTVLELIGWMMEIGAILMLIWLAITLFIEREMKRLPRALIPGILLIASFAAVLAGDFPHRTVMLSISELLVLGIGLLFFLPIGKLEKMVIPLEIPRFDERDIMFARAGYREGKANYRDYYDRHPEKRKPDDHIRTLPGLCSPGASTYEPISARIARSGFQFLEHIRPLAEGAFAPEKQATSPGQITTTLKGLAKYHGAKIVGVTETRPYHYYSYRGRSPDNYGDEIIHTHKFAIVFAVEMDYWMVKTAPLAPVVIESCKEYIEAAKIGMVLAYFIRQLGFDARNHMDGNYLVCAPLVAHDAGIGELSRMGTIITQDYGPRVRLGVVTTDLPLVADEPIVFGVQDSCQACKKCAQTCPSQAIPHGDKSLHDGVLKWKISQEKCYEFWCKVGTDCAICMNTCPYSKPNTLIHRLYRLSLQQSSLSRRIMVHFDDYLYGRRPSTSQKPDWM, from the coding sequence GTGTTAACAGTTTTGGAATTAATCGGTTGGATGATGGAAATCGGAGCAATTTTGATGCTCATCTGGCTGGCCATAACGCTGTTTATTGAGCGGGAAATGAAGCGACTTCCGAGGGCGCTTATTCCCGGAATCTTATTAATCGCCAGTTTCGCCGCAGTTCTGGCCGGCGATTTTCCTCATAGGACAGTTATGCTTTCCATTAGCGAGTTGCTGGTTCTGGGAATTGGCCTCCTGTTTTTTCTACCTATCGGCAAACTCGAAAAAATGGTGATTCCACTGGAAATACCAAGATTTGATGAGCGGGATATCATGTTTGCCCGCGCCGGGTACAGAGAAGGCAAGGCCAACTACCGGGACTACTATGACCGTCATCCCGAAAAACGGAAACCGGATGACCACATCCGCACATTGCCTGGGCTCTGCAGTCCGGGAGCTTCAACCTACGAACCCATAAGCGCCCGGATTGCCCGTTCAGGTTTTCAGTTTCTTGAACATATACGACCGCTGGCCGAGGGCGCTTTCGCCCCCGAGAAGCAGGCAACCTCGCCGGGACAGATCACAACAACCCTAAAGGGGCTGGCAAAGTATCACGGGGCGAAAATAGTTGGCGTTACCGAGACAAGACCCTACCACTACTATTCCTACCGGGGCCGTAGCCCTGACAACTATGGGGACGAGATTATCCATACTCATAAATTCGCGATCGTCTTCGCCGTCGAAATGGACTACTGGATGGTTAAAACCGCCCCCCTAGCTCCCGTTGTAATTGAATCGTGCAAAGAATACATTGAAGCAGCCAAAATCGGCATGGTGCTCGCTTATTTTATCCGTCAATTAGGCTTTGACGCACGCAATCACATGGATGGCAACTATCTCGTCTGCGCCCCTCTAGTTGCGCATGACGCAGGGATTGGCGAGCTCAGCAGAATGGGCACCATTATAACCCAGGACTACGGCCCGCGGGTAAGGCTTGGTGTTGTTACCACAGACCTGCCTTTGGTTGCCGACGAACCGATAGTCTTCGGAGTACAGGACTCCTGCCAGGCGTGTAAGAAATGTGCTCAAACTTGCCCCTCCCAAGCCATACCCCACGGTGACAAATCATTACACGACGGTGTACTCAAATGGAAAATCAGTCAGGAGAAGTGCTATGAGTTCTGGTGTAAGGTCGGAACCGACTGTGCAATCTGCATGAATACCTGCCCCTATAGTAAACCGAATACTTTAATACACCGACTCTACAGGTTAAGCCTACAGCAGTCTTCATTGTCCCGACGGATTATGGTGCACTTTGATGATTACCTGTATGGCCGTAGACCATCGACCTCTCAAAAACCAGATTGGATGTAA
- a CDS encoding GDSL-type esterase/lipase family protein gives MVRRPEDSPYLTLHYRIRTLFFAIDPSPARPVVFLGDSITYGGDWEDLFPATLVENRGIGGDTTLGLLNRLDQVIALKPSQIFLMIGMNDLCYNRPIPEVIANYRRILGRFREELPDTKVYVQSVLPFNDRIFRREACEAITK, from the coding sequence TTGGTTCGACGGCCGGAAGACTCGCCTTACCTGACCCTCCACTACCGTATCCGTACACTATTCTTCGCCATTGACCCTTCTCCAGCCCGTCCCGTGGTTTTCTTAGGAGACAGTATTACCTACGGCGGCGACTGGGAAGATCTTTTTCCTGCTACACTGGTAGAAAACAGGGGAATTGGCGGTGACACTACTTTAGGTCTTTTGAATCGTCTCGATCAAGTTATCGCTCTTAAGCCCTCACAAATTTTTCTCATGATTGGCATGAATGATCTGTGCTATAACCGTCCGATACCGGAGGTAATTGCAAACTACCGGCGCATCCTCGGGCGGTTTCGTGAAGAACTGCCCGATACAAAGGTGTATGTTCAAAGTGTCCTCCCTTTTAACGACAGGATATTCCGGCGAGAGGCTTGCGAAGCAATAACGAAATAA
- a CDS encoding flavodoxin family protein, with amino-acid sequence MILGISMSGRPDGITSEAVKSLLKATGIDYDYVSLAGKRINGCIGCTLCAADNRCVIEDDWSAIGEKMLMADAIVFGAPNYFGTINALGHACLERMFCFRHRDAFRMAGKLGVIISVDYKGTDEVLSFMRNIITRQKMVVVDEVKVRGYSQCYTCGFGHDCASGNVVKDHGFLDAILPEHLPKRLTGQPTAEADLYKIGKMLGAILKSRPSILF; translated from the coding sequence ATGATTCTCGGTATTAGTATGAGCGGCCGGCCAGACGGAATCACAAGCGAAGCTGTCAAGTCCCTGTTGAAAGCGACCGGAATTGACTATGATTACGTGTCTCTTGCCGGCAAGCGTATTAACGGTTGCATCGGCTGCACCTTGTGCGCGGCTGATAACAGGTGTGTGATAGAAGATGATTGGAGCGCCATCGGGGAAAAGATGCTGATGGCTGACGCCATCGTCTTTGGTGCTCCGAACTACTTCGGGACCATCAATGCTTTAGGGCATGCCTGCCTTGAGCGCATGTTCTGCTTCCGTCATCGCGACGCTTTTCGCATGGCAGGAAAACTTGGTGTGATCATCAGCGTCGATTACAAAGGCACCGACGAGGTTCTTTCGTTCATGAGAAATATCATAACGAGGCAAAAGATGGTCGTAGTGGACGAGGTTAAAGTGCGGGGATATTCACAGTGCTATACCTGCGGATTTGGGCACGACTGCGCATCCGGCAATGTAGTCAAGGACCATGGTTTCTTGGACGCCATTCTCCCTGAACATTTACCAAAAAGACTCACTGGGCAGCCGACTGCCGAGGCTGACCTTTACAAAATCGGCAAGATGCTTGGGGCTATTCTGAAGAGCCGACCGTCCATATTATTTTAG
- a CDS encoding TrkA C-terminal domain-containing protein — MRSETPIYRSIAVDIARRIINDNFAEGAKISGRTLLASQYNTSPETIRKGIALLKDEGVVDVSQGREVLVISKENAYKFIERYQNVESVYSLRQDLEIILQQKQELDARLEGILKDIITYSDRLRNLTPFNPVEVEVQSESHVIGKSIGQIKLWEHTGATIVAIRRGTELTVSPGPSAKIEPLDRIVVVGSPESLRYTTAYLQRPI; from the coding sequence ATGAGGTCGGAGACGCCTATATATCGTTCGATTGCAGTCGATATTGCCCGCAGAATTATTAACGATAACTTTGCCGAAGGTGCCAAGATATCCGGCCGAACCCTCTTGGCGAGCCAATATAATACTTCTCCTGAGACGATAAGGAAAGGGATTGCGCTCCTCAAGGATGAAGGGGTAGTCGACGTATCGCAGGGGAGAGAGGTCTTAGTCATATCTAAGGAGAACGCCTACAAGTTTATTGAGCGGTATCAAAACGTCGAGTCGGTTTATTCGCTGCGCCAGGATCTTGAGATAATACTGCAGCAAAAGCAGGAACTGGACGCACGATTGGAAGGGATACTTAAAGATATCATCACGTATTCGGACCGCCTGCGTAACCTTACGCCCTTTAACCCTGTTGAAGTCGAAGTGCAGTCCGAGAGTCACGTCATAGGGAAATCTATAGGTCAGATTAAATTATGGGAACACACTGGGGCGACGATTGTAGCAATCAGGCGCGGAACGGAATTAACGGTCTCACCCGGACCCAGCGCGAAGATAGAGCCTCTGGACCGGATTGTTGTTGTCGGTAGCCCTGAATCTTTACGGTATACCACAGCCTATCTCCAAAGACCGATATAG
- a CDS encoding HPP family protein, which translates to MEVIQVNRRKNRVRRLHALRVGGSSFGCLAGIGLIALLSALSGLTFLIPSFGASSVILFAIPASAYAQPRSLIGGHLISSMIGLICYSSLGIEWWSLSLAVGVAVAAMQLSRTLHPPAAADPLFFMMQNAALSWQAVLVPVIAGSLILVSFAFIYNNWIAKRPYPQYWI; encoded by the coding sequence ATGGAAGTTATACAAGTTAATCGTAGAAAAAATCGTGTCCGCAGGCTGCATGCTCTCAGGGTTGGGGGCTCGTCCTTCGGATGTCTCGCGGGAATTGGGTTAATTGCTTTATTGTCGGCTTTGTCAGGATTAACTTTTCTGATTCCTTCATTTGGCGCCAGCAGTGTGATCCTCTTTGCCATTCCGGCCAGCGCGTACGCCCAACCGCGAAGCCTGATCGGCGGACATCTCATATCAAGCATGATCGGCCTAATATGTTACAGCTCCCTGGGAATAGAATGGTGGTCGTTGTCCCTTGCCGTCGGTGTCGCTGTTGCGGCAATGCAGCTATCAAGAACGCTCCACCCCCCAGCTGCCGCCGATCCTCTTTTTTTCATGATGCAAAACGCCGCCTTGTCGTGGCAAGCGGTTTTGGTGCCGGTCATAGCAGGCAGCCTGATCTTGGTCTCATTTGCCTTTATATATAACAACTGGATAGCAAAGAGGCCCTATCCCCAATACTGGATATAA
- a CDS encoding ABC transporter substrate-binding protein, with the protein MRKTVLKITVLSLVVILLAGLLSGCGSNSSSAEIKIGLLNELTGGNATFGASTTNGAKMAIKEANAKGGVLGKQIKAIVADNKSEPSESANGMTKLLTQDKVVAVTGVFASSNAIAASNVVESVKVPFLAVGATNPKVTVDEKSGKVKDYTFRVCFIDPFQGTVGANFALNTLKLKKAVILVDNSSDYSKGLASFFKAAFAKGGGAVLGEEAYLQKDQDFKAILTKAKALNPELIYVPGYYEEVGKIVKQARELGIAAPIVGGDGWDSPKLVEVGTAAALNNTYFTNHYSVDDTSAASKAFVDAYKKEYGQAPDAMAVLGYDAANVLIDAIKRAGSTEPAKIREALAATKDFPAITGATTLNATHDAVKSAVIIEMKDGKQVYKATVKP; encoded by the coding sequence ATGCGTAAAACAGTATTAAAAATCACGGTATTATCACTGGTCGTAATCCTGCTGGCAGGTCTTCTGTCCGGTTGCGGAAGCAATTCCTCTTCCGCCGAAATAAAAATCGGCCTGCTCAACGAACTGACCGGCGGCAACGCCACCTTCGGCGCCTCCACCACCAACGGCGCCAAAATGGCTATAAAAGAAGCCAACGCCAAGGGCGGCGTCCTCGGCAAACAGATCAAAGCCATCGTCGCCGACAACAAAAGCGAGCCTTCCGAGTCGGCCAACGGCATGACCAAGCTCCTCACCCAGGATAAAGTCGTCGCCGTCACCGGCGTCTTCGCCAGCTCCAACGCCATCGCCGCCTCCAACGTCGTCGAATCGGTCAAGGTGCCCTTCCTCGCCGTCGGCGCCACCAACCCCAAGGTGACCGTGGACGAAAAAAGCGGCAAAGTTAAAGACTACACCTTCCGGGTATGCTTCATCGACCCCTTCCAGGGAACGGTAGGCGCCAACTTCGCCCTCAATACCCTTAAACTCAAAAAAGCCGTCATCCTCGTCGACAACAGCAGCGACTACAGCAAAGGCCTGGCGTCCTTCTTCAAAGCCGCCTTCGCCAAAGGCGGCGGCGCCGTACTCGGCGAAGAAGCCTATCTGCAGAAAGACCAGGACTTCAAAGCCATCCTCACAAAAGCTAAAGCTCTCAACCCCGAATTGATCTACGTCCCCGGCTATTACGAAGAAGTCGGCAAAATCGTCAAACAGGCCCGCGAACTCGGCATCGCCGCCCCGATCGTCGGCGGCGACGGCTGGGATTCTCCCAAGCTCGTCGAAGTAGGCACCGCTGCCGCCCTTAACAACACCTACTTCACCAACCACTACTCCGTCGACGACACCAGCGCCGCCTCCAAGGCCTTCGTCGACGCCTACAAAAAAGAGTACGGGCAAGCCCCCGACGCCATGGCCGTCCTCGGCTACGACGCCGCCAACGTCCTCATCGACGCCATCAAGCGCGCGGGCAGCACCGAGCCGGCCAAAATCCGCGAGGCCCTCGCCGCCACCAAAGACTTCCCGGCCATCACCGGGGCCACCACCCTCAACGCCACCCACGACGCCGTCAAAAGCGCAGTCATCATCGAAATGAAAGACGGCAAACAGGTCTACAAAGCGACCGTCAAACCCTAA
- a CDS encoding XRE family transcriptional regulator — protein MEEIGKNVAANLKELRKRRQLTLEELAERSAVSRSMLGEIERGRATPTITVLWKIAQALKTPLTTLIGSREDSFTVVRKADRVPFNEEAGHAIASIFPYYAPHRLEVLAIDLAPGAALDNAGHMKGVEEYLFVLEGAVEVSVQREKISLCAGDSIRFAADTAHRSENAGDDAARLLNIIYYG, from the coding sequence ATGGAGGAAATCGGCAAGAATGTCGCGGCGAATCTGAAGGAGCTGCGGAAGCGCCGCCAACTGACGCTGGAGGAGCTGGCGGAGAGGTCGGCGGTGAGCAGGAGCATGCTGGGGGAGATCGAGCGCGGCCGGGCGACGCCGACGATCACGGTGCTGTGGAAGATCGCCCAGGCGCTCAAGACGCCGCTGACGACGCTGATCGGCAGCCGGGAGGACAGTTTCACGGTGGTGCGCAAGGCGGACCGGGTACCATTTAACGAGGAGGCGGGCCATGCCATCGCGAGCATTTTCCCGTATTATGCGCCCCACCGCCTGGAGGTGCTGGCGATCGACCTGGCGCCGGGGGCGGCGCTGGACAACGCCGGCCATATGAAGGGGGTGGAGGAGTATCTGTTTGTGCTGGAGGGCGCGGTCGAGGTGTCTGTGCAGCGGGAGAAGATAAGCTTGTGCGCCGGTGATTCGATCAGGTTCGCGGCCGATACGGCCCACCGGAGCGAAAACGCCGGCGATGACGCAGCGCGGCTGCTGAATATCATTTACTACGGCTAG